The genomic stretch TCCCGAAACTTGAAGGTCTCGTAAACTGATGGGCAATCGTCAACACACTCTGCCACTTGACCTGCAAAGTCCTGCTTGTCGAAGAATCTGATTTTCCAGGACTTTCCATATACCTTGAAAGAGTCATACACGTCAAATAATTAGAGAGTGATATAAAATAAGACTAATATCTACTATGTGAATCTGTTAACTTGTCAGTGTTTCCTCAGTTACTTTGAGTTCACATCTACAAATGGGTTTCTTGGCTGTTTTCCTAGATTCCTTCAATAAATGATGGGCATGGTCATGGACATAAAGCACGCTGCTGCCAAATCATGAGCCTTTTATCTCTCCGTTTTGTCTGTTGGCCTTTGACTGATTATTGCCTGGTTGGTGCACTCTGTGGTATTTCACTGGAGTTGGAAACACTCCTGCACCAAATTAACCCAGAAatgttacaaaaagaaaaatactaccaaatttgacttttttataatgtttcaCCTTATCTATGTGGTGGTATGGTAAGCTTACACACATCCTAATTGACTGATACATTAACAATATCATTACATAAAGAAGGCAATCAATATTAGATGATTAATTTAAAAGCCTGATGATATACCTGACATTTATGTTGTAAAAAAAGTGTTTAGTGAGCTTACGTTCTTGATACAGCGACATGACTTGATGCTGTCATTGAATCCCATCCAGTTCTTGTGATCAGGGTATTCCCCGGGGCTCAGGATGTACTGGTAACCAGTGTAGTTAGGGCGCTCGTACAGCACCCAGCAGCCACTGTCCACTTTGATGGAGTTGCAGTGGCTGAAGTAAGAGCGCAGGTCAGGGCAGTCACTGCTGCACTCATGGCATTGGCCTTGGAAATTCTTATCCTCAAAGAACACAATCTGGATGGAAGGAAACCGAGGCAAATCCTGGTAAATCTATCAGTCCAacattgtaataaataaaacaaaaacacattgttgtGCTTGACtacaattaaaatgacaaaaagatgaTACAAAAGACAATTTGAACATGTCTTCATTCTGCCTGCAAGATCTTGAAAAGCTTTTTAAGATAACATTTGCTCCTTACCTTCCCCATTTTTACTGATGTTGCTTGCCTCCCACCCAGCTGCAGCTGTGTTGTGGTTTATATCGAAATGCAGAATGTGCAGACGAGGGAAAGCTATTGTCATCTAAATTAGCTGATTTGCATATCAGCAAAATGGTCAAGTTTGATTTCCCTTTGTCCACATGTGATGGCCTCATATCAAAGAATTGCCAGAACTGAGGTGTGAAACTTATTCTCCTTAATGATAACTGTGTGGCTGTTGAGTTCTGTGCTATCAAAGGAATATTACTTGTCTTTAATGCCCATATCTAATACTTAAGCATCTTGTTCCTGCTAACATCTAGTATCCAGTTTGTTGTTAGTTACAGATTGCAGATATACACAAAAAGCAAggtaaaaaagagagatgagagaagtgcaacaaacaaatatgttgAATGTTACTGTACTTTGTTTGGGGctctttcatttctgtttggCATTGTTCTAGCAAGTGGAGCAGCTTGTCTGTCCACTAAACGAAAGGTTGGCAGTTCAATCCCCAGCTCCTTCGCTCTATGTGtagaagtgtccttgagcaattGTTCCCGAAGTATGGCTCACTAAATGTTTGTGTGGGAATGGATAAATAAGAGGTACTTTGCATAGAAGCGCATTTAAATTACTGTCCGTTTACCAAATTTAATACCATGACATATTGTGGAG from Scomber scombrus chromosome 13, fScoSco1.1, whole genome shotgun sequence encodes the following:
- the LOC133993391 gene encoding gamma-crystallin M2-like isoform X2, producing the protein MGKIVFFEDKNFQGQCHECSSDCPDLRSYFSHCNSIKVDSGCWVLYERPNYTGYQYILSPGEYPDHKNWMGFNDSIKSCRCIKNSWKIRFFDKQDFAGQVAECVDDCPSVYETFKFREFHSCVVVDGAWVLYELPDYHGQQYFLERGDYHNYSDWGASSAAAGSFRRVTDF
- the LOC133993391 gene encoding gamma-crystallin M2-like isoform X1 yields the protein MGKIVFFEDKNFQGQCHECSSDCPDLRSYFSHCNSIKVDSGCWVLYERPNYTGYQYILSPGEYPDHKNWMGFNDSIKSCRCIKNVYGKSWKIRFFDKQDFAGQVAECVDDCPSVYETFKFREFHSCVVVDGAWVLYELPDYHGQQYFLERGDYHNYSDWGASSAAAGSFRRVTDF